One genomic window of Corallococcus caeni includes the following:
- a CDS encoding putative sensor domain DACNV-containing protein: protein MDEPGLQYPGEALRSWLRQFAKTPLAEPTLKLLVVLADTVFFASLGREEGEATRVRIAYHAQGLQGLQAVRETVYVGGQKGKRQAWETLPLEPKSSITDFSVEALVKLAPAAHLPRTAVVVGPREGKLRIQGLARRVEYTEFHAEGEEDVFILHAPEPGHLVVSTQGREVFRYEQGAPVPPGRRVALHDLLFHEDSAVRSALMESCATLVESLPKVQPLMGGNREWYVSNAVQGLIRKMAGLHHGGLIALLPKQHDVERFRTRGKYVLPPEQGSLLRQRLQRFVQARADLINGAWQAEAGKAADEEEDPELKKAAAEHDDKATESDFQALVESIGQFTAVDNALVLGPELEVLCAGYQIAIPRSGPPQVFEARTLQGRPGPHYPISQHGSRHRAAAVFANQHSGAIVFVASQDGPLRCLHRPAGKKKVLLWSLLLTED, encoded by the coding sequence ATGGATGAACCCGGCCTGCAATATCCCGGAGAAGCCCTGCGCAGCTGGCTGCGCCAGTTCGCGAAGACACCGCTGGCCGAGCCGACGCTGAAGCTGCTGGTCGTCCTGGCGGACACGGTGTTCTTCGCGAGCCTGGGCCGGGAGGAAGGCGAGGCCACGCGCGTGCGCATCGCCTACCACGCGCAGGGGTTGCAGGGCCTGCAGGCGGTGCGCGAGACGGTCTACGTCGGCGGACAGAAGGGCAAACGGCAGGCGTGGGAGACGCTGCCCCTGGAGCCCAAGTCGAGCATCACCGACTTCAGCGTGGAGGCGCTGGTGAAGCTGGCGCCCGCGGCGCACCTGCCGCGCACGGCGGTGGTGGTGGGGCCGCGCGAGGGCAAGCTGCGCATCCAGGGGCTGGCGCGGCGGGTGGAGTACACGGAGTTCCACGCCGAGGGCGAGGAGGACGTCTTCATCCTCCACGCGCCGGAGCCGGGCCACCTGGTGGTGAGCACGCAGGGGCGCGAGGTGTTCCGCTACGAGCAGGGCGCGCCGGTGCCGCCGGGGCGCCGCGTGGCGCTGCACGACCTGCTCTTCCACGAGGACAGCGCGGTGCGCTCGGCGCTGATGGAGAGCTGCGCCACGCTGGTGGAGTCCCTGCCGAAGGTGCAGCCGCTGATGGGCGGCAACCGCGAGTGGTACGTGTCCAACGCGGTGCAGGGGCTCATCCGGAAGATGGCCGGGCTGCACCATGGAGGGCTCATCGCGCTGCTCCCCAAGCAGCACGACGTGGAGCGCTTCCGCACGCGCGGCAAGTACGTGTTGCCGCCGGAGCAGGGCTCGCTGCTGCGTCAGCGGCTGCAGCGCTTCGTGCAGGCGCGGGCGGACCTCATCAACGGCGCGTGGCAGGCGGAGGCCGGCAAGGCGGCGGACGAGGAAGAGGATCCGGAGCTGAAGAAGGCCGCCGCCGAGCACGACGACAAGGCGACGGAGAGCGACTTCCAGGCGCTGGTGGAGAGCATCGGGCAGTTCACCGCGGTGGACAACGCGTTGGTGCTGGGGCCGGAGCTGGAGGTGCTCTGCGCGGGGTATCAGATCGCCATCCCGCGCAGCGGTCCGCCGCAGGTCTTCGAGGCGCGCACGCTCCAGGGAAGGCCCGGGCCGCACTACCCCATCAGCCAGCACGGCTCGCGCCACCGCGCCGCGGCCGTCTTCGCCAACCAGCACTCCGGCGCCATCGTGTTCGTGGCCTCCCAGGACGGCCCGCTCCGCTGCCTGCACCGGCCCGCCGGCAAGAAGAAGGTGCTGCTCTGGAGCCTCCTGCTGACGGAGGACTGA
- a CDS encoding lamin tail domain-containing protein, translated as MSLKQDLFRRPAASWRTWSFTLVCAALSACGGAVEADAEATAPQLVAREDSLANVRLRLMAANISSGTGQDYNPGHGIRIFQGTDADVVMIQEFNYGTDSAADIRSFVDTAFGTGFSYYREGGAQIPNGIISRYPIIAAGEWDDTQVSNRDFAWARIDIPGPKDLWAISVHLLTTSSSIRNTEATNLVKFINANVPASDYLVIGGDFNTGSRSEATFSTFSSVVSTASPYPADRNGNTNTNASRGSPYDHVLVDSDLRAYQTAVVIGSSSFAGGLVADTRVYSPISEISPALSGDSGASGMQHMGVIKDFLIPGDGTTASSVTVLSPNGGESWVGGSSHTITWSSSGVTNVKVEYSLDGSAWTTLTSSTGASGGSVAWTVPGTASTNAWVRVSDASNTAVSDLSNAAFAITTGGSGGTGNVFINEVLLNEPGSDVNGEFVELVNSGTAAVDLSGWTVSDSTGVRHTFASGTSVAAGKAVVVFGGASGIPSGTTGAVAASTGTLGLGNSGDTVTLKNSAGTAVDTATFASSLAGTDGVSANRSPDASSTGSFVLHTSVSSLGSSPGKRASGTAF; from the coding sequence GTGAGCCTGAAACAAGACCTCTTCCGGCGGCCTGCCGCCTCCTGGCGTACGTGGTCCTTCACGCTGGTGTGCGCGGCGCTCAGCGCGTGCGGTGGCGCCGTGGAGGCAGACGCGGAGGCGACGGCGCCGCAGCTCGTCGCGCGCGAGGACTCGCTGGCGAACGTGCGGCTGCGCCTGATGGCGGCGAACATCAGCAGCGGCACGGGGCAGGACTACAACCCGGGCCACGGCATCCGCATCTTCCAGGGCACCGACGCCGACGTCGTGATGATTCAAGAGTTCAACTACGGGACGGACTCCGCGGCGGACATCCGCAGCTTCGTGGACACCGCCTTCGGCACGGGCTTCTCGTACTACCGAGAGGGCGGCGCGCAGATTCCCAACGGCATCATCAGCCGCTACCCCATCATCGCGGCCGGTGAGTGGGACGACACGCAGGTGTCCAACCGCGACTTCGCGTGGGCGCGCATCGACATCCCGGGGCCCAAGGACCTGTGGGCCATCAGCGTGCACCTGCTGACGACCAGCTCCAGCATCCGCAACACGGAGGCCACCAACCTGGTGAAGTTCATCAACGCCAACGTGCCCGCCAGCGACTACCTGGTGATTGGCGGCGACTTCAACACCGGCAGCCGGAGCGAGGCCACCTTCAGCACCTTCTCCAGCGTGGTGTCCACGGCGTCGCCGTACCCGGCGGACCGCAACGGCAACACCAACACCAACGCGAGCCGCGGCTCGCCGTACGACCACGTGCTGGTGGACAGCGACCTGCGCGCCTACCAGACGGCGGTCGTCATCGGCTCCAGCAGCTTCGCCGGCGGCCTGGTGGCGGACACGCGCGTGTACTCGCCCATCTCCGAAATCTCCCCGGCGCTGTCGGGCGATAGCGGCGCGTCCGGCATGCAGCACATGGGCGTCATCAAGGACTTCCTCATCCCGGGGGACGGCACCACGGCCTCGTCCGTGACGGTGCTGTCGCCCAACGGCGGTGAGAGCTGGGTGGGCGGCTCTTCGCACACCATCACCTGGTCCTCGTCCGGCGTCACCAACGTGAAGGTGGAGTACTCGCTGGACGGCTCCGCCTGGACGACGCTGACCTCCAGCACGGGCGCGTCCGGCGGCAGCGTGGCGTGGACGGTGCCCGGCACCGCGAGCACCAACGCGTGGGTGCGGGTGAGCGACGCGAGCAACACCGCCGTCAGCGACCTGTCCAACGCGGCCTTCGCCATCACCACGGGCGGCTCTGGCGGCACGGGCAACGTGTTCATCAACGAGGTGCTGCTCAACGAGCCCGGCTCGGACGTGAACGGCGAGTTCGTGGAGCTGGTCAACAGCGGCACCGCGGCGGTGGACCTGAGCGGCTGGACGGTGTCTGACAGCACGGGCGTGCGCCACACCTTCGCCAGCGGCACGTCCGTGGCGGCGGGCAAGGCGGTGGTGGTGTTTGGCGGCGCGTCCGGCATCCCGTCCGGCACGACGGGCGCGGTGGCCGCGTCCACGGGCACGCTGGGCCTGGGCAACAGCGGTGACACCGTCACGCTGAAGAACAGCGCGGGCACGGCGGTGGACACGGCGACCTTCGCCTCGTCGCTCGCGGGCACGGACGGCGTGTCCGCCAACCGCAGCCCGGACGCGTCCTCCACGGGCAGCTTCGTGCTGCACACCAGCGTGTCCAGCCTGGGCAGCTCGCCCGGCAAGCGCGCCAGCGGCACCGCGTTCTAG
- a CDS encoding YqaA family protein, with the protein MPAEPSTLSTWGLPGMFFVAMLAGSVVPVPSEAMLAALIYNGTPPVMATVVATVGNVLGAVTLYILGQWVSRGGGGALGRWVARRREKEGPRMARVEANLRTWGAPALLMAWLPILGDAFVLAGGFVGVRPLPFVVFVTLGKGLRYAFVALSTAAAM; encoded by the coding sequence ATGCCCGCCGAGCCGTCCACCCTGTCCACCTGGGGCCTCCCCGGGATGTTCTTCGTCGCCATGCTGGCGGGCTCCGTGGTGCCGGTGCCCTCCGAGGCGATGCTCGCCGCCCTCATCTACAACGGCACACCGCCGGTGATGGCCACCGTGGTGGCCACCGTGGGCAACGTGCTGGGGGCGGTGACGCTCTACATCCTGGGCCAGTGGGTGTCGCGCGGCGGTGGCGGGGCCCTGGGCCGCTGGGTGGCGCGCCGCCGGGAGAAGGAGGGCCCCCGCATGGCCCGGGTCGAGGCGAACCTGCGCACCTGGGGCGCTCCCGCCCTGCTCATGGCGTGGCTGCCCATCCTGGGGGACGCGTTCGTGCTCGCGGGCGGCTTCGTGGGCGTGCGCCCCTTGCCCTTCGTCGTCTTCGTCACCCTGGGCAAAGGCCTGCGCTACGCCTTCGTCGCGCTGTCCACCGCGGCCGCGATGTAA